From one Cynocephalus volans isolate mCynVol1 chromosome X, mCynVol1.pri, whole genome shotgun sequence genomic stretch:
- the LOC134367664 gene encoding ubiquitin-like protein 4A produces MQLTVKVLQGRECSLQVPEDELGSTLKHLISEKLNVPVCQQWLLFKGTVLAYGKRLLDYSTGANSKLNLVIKPLEKVLLEEGTAQRLATSPPLPVWQLISKVLARYFSAADASRVQQQLQRDYERSLSCLTLDDIECLASCFLHLEVTEAVEKGFSK; encoded by the coding sequence ATGCAGTTGACGGTGAAGGTGCTCCAGGGCCGCGAATGTAGCCTGCAGGTGCCGGAGGATGAGCTGGGGTCGACACTGAAACACCTGATCTCAGAGAAGCTGAACGTCCCTGTGTGCCAGCAGTGGCTGCTGTTCAAGGGCACGGTCCTGGCATATGGGAAACGACTGTTGGATTACAGCACTGGGGCCAATTCCAAGCTCAACCTAGTGATCAAACCTCTGGAGAAGGTGTTACTGGAAGAAGGCACAGCCCAGAGACTggccacctccccacccctacccGTCTGGCAGCTGATCTCTAAAGTCTTGGCTCGCTACTTCAGTGCGGCAGATGCCAGCAGGGTCCAGCAACAACTACAGAGGGATTACGAGAGGTCTCTGAGCTGCCTGACGCTGGATGACATCGAATGCTTGGCCAGCTGCTTTTTGCACCTTGAAGTGACTGAGGCTGTGGAGAAGGGGTTCTCCAAATAG